A window of Paenibacillus sp. 19GGS1-52 contains these coding sequences:
- a CDS encoding MarR family transcriptional regulator, with amino-acid sequence MKKEPIGKLISQLHRQNQKILAKELTPYGLGSGGQHTFLKLILNQPGITQDQMTNEMKFDKATTARSVKYLEESGYIDRRIDPNDRRSSLLYPTPKALEFAPVFKSILEEFNRKLAADLTEEEVDLLVTLLQKITKNSEALNQQN; translated from the coding sequence TTGAAAAAAGAACCCATCGGAAAACTGATTTCCCAGCTCCATCGCCAGAATCAAAAAATCCTGGCCAAAGAGCTGACGCCATACGGACTCGGCAGCGGCGGGCAGCACACCTTTCTTAAACTGATCCTTAACCAGCCTGGCATAACGCAGGATCAAATGACCAATGAAATGAAATTTGATAAAGCAACAACTGCCCGTTCCGTCAAATATCTTGAGGAATCGGGATATATTGACCGCAGAATTGATCCCAATGACCGCCGCTCTTCTCTGCTCTATCCGACTCCCAAGGCGCTCGAATTCGCTCCGGTGTTTAAATCGATCCTGGAAGAATTCAACCGCAAGCTTGCCGCCGATTTAACGGAAGAAGAAGTCGATCTGCTAGTTACTTTGCTCCAAAAGATCACAAAGAATTCCGAAGCGTTAAATCAGCAGAATTGA
- a CDS encoding MFS transporter: MSSISATYQEDAEIQKKRWIILIVLNLFTFMSTLDGSIVNIALPVLVKELQLPMGQVVWVTTGYLMAICSVILFFGKLGDIVGKIRIFKIGTIIFIIGSLLCGLSASLPFLIASRIIQAMGASMTMANSQGIVTDIFPSTERGKALGLIGTFVSLGSIAGPSLGGIIVSTLGWEYIFWVNVPIGLIAIVLGWKVLPKDLVRVKSKIDIPGSMLFAVFIITLFAGLLLGQQLGYGDNRIILALTTAAAAFIVFIILELRGSHPLLQLSLFKNPLFSLSILCAFLVFVANFCFNIIAPFYAQNMLNLSPFYAGFLLMLFPISMVIVAPLSGALSDKIGSEFLTFAGLIVMVIAQFGLARLHDGSSVVLVGLWIAMLGIGSGLFGSPNNSLIMSTVPRTQLGSAGSVNSLVRNVGMVVGITVATTILFNVMSSKAGHRVTDLVPGHPDIFLSGMHVVFMTSAGICLVSALLTGWRMITIRKAKRAAA, translated from the coding sequence ATGAGTTCGATAAGCGCGACTTATCAGGAGGATGCAGAAATTCAAAAAAAACGCTGGATTATCCTGATAGTCTTAAATCTGTTTACCTTTATGTCCACGCTTGACGGAAGCATCGTTAATATTGCTTTGCCGGTGCTCGTGAAGGAGCTGCAGTTGCCGATGGGCCAGGTCGTATGGGTGACTACCGGTTATTTGATGGCGATATGTTCAGTGATCCTCTTCTTCGGGAAGCTTGGGGACATCGTCGGAAAGATCAGAATATTCAAAATAGGCACTATTATCTTTATCATCGGCTCCCTCTTATGCGGACTAAGCGCAAGCCTGCCGTTCCTGATTGCCTCGCGGATTATTCAGGCCATGGGGGCTTCAATGACCATGGCGAACAGCCAGGGGATTGTTACAGATATCTTTCCGTCAACGGAACGCGGCAAGGCGCTTGGTCTGATCGGTACCTTTGTATCTCTCGGCAGTATCGCCGGACCCAGCTTGGGCGGCATTATTGTGTCCACTTTGGGTTGGGAATATATATTCTGGGTGAATGTTCCGATTGGGCTGATTGCGATTGTACTCGGTTGGAAGGTTCTGCCGAAAGACTTGGTCCGCGTTAAATCCAAAATAGATATTCCCGGCAGCATGCTGTTTGCCGTCTTTATTATCACCCTATTTGCCGGTCTACTGCTCGGGCAGCAGCTTGGATACGGGGACAACCGGATTATCTTGGCGCTGACCACGGCAGCCGCAGCCTTTATTGTCTTCATCATCCTCGAATTGCGCGGGTCCCACCCGCTGCTTCAGCTGTCTCTGTTCAAGAATCCGCTATTTTCGTTAAGTATTCTCTGTGCTTTTTTAGTGTTCGTAGCGAATTTTTGCTTCAACATCATTGCCCCGTTCTATGCACAGAACATGCTGAATCTGTCACCATTTTATGCGGGTTTTCTGCTCATGCTATTCCCAATCTCTATGGTCATCGTTGCTCCGCTGAGCGGTGCGTTATCGGATAAAATTGGTTCCGAATTCCTGACGTTCGCCGGGCTTATAGTGATGGTCATCGCTCAATTTGGCTTGGCCCGACTGCATGACGGAAGCTCTGTTGTTCTGGTCGGACTATGGATCGCCATGCTCGGCATCGGCAGCGGCTTGTTCGGATCGCCCAACAATTCGCTGATCATGTCCACAGTGCCACGAACACAACTCGGCTCAGCGGGCAGCGTTAACTCACTGGTCCGCAATGTGGGCATGGTGGTCGGCATTACCGTCGCGACGACGATCCTGTTCAATGTGATGAGCAGTAAGGCGGGGCACCGGGTAACCGATTTGGTCCCTGGTCATCCGGATATTTTCCTCTCCGGCATGCATGTGGTATTTATGACCTCAGCGGGTATCTGCCTGGTTTCAGCGCTCCTGACAGGCTGGCGGATGATTACGATCCGCAAAGCCAAGCGAGCCGCGGCTTAA